The DNA sequence GGTCCGCGGTCCCGGGGCGGTTCGCGTGCGTGTCGCCGCCGATCCCGGGTTGCTGGACGTGGTTCCGGTCCTGGGCTTGAACCTGCGTCTGATTCGGCCGCTGGTCCTGCTGGGTCCGCTGGTCCTGTTGGGTTCGCCGGTCCTGTTGCGCGGGCACCGCGGGCTTCCGCGCCCACTCACCGGTGTCGGTCTGGTTGGTTTTGGGTTGCGTGCCATCGTCCATGGAGACGGGCGCCCCGGAGTCAGCGAGCTGCGCGTACTGGGCGGGCATCTGCCCCCCGTTGGCGGTGCTGGCGGAGTGGTAGGCACTGAAGGCGTCGATGTTGGCCTGGCTGTCGGCCTGCCACTTGGTGACTTTGGTGTTGTAGGAGTCCCAGCCTCCGCCGTTGAGCGCGTTGATGACGTCGTCGGCGCTGAGTTCGGGCGGTTGAGGAGCCACGGGCTTGACGGAGTTCTTGGCGGTCCCGAAGGACCCCATTTGAGCCCCGACAGCGGTCTGCGCGGTCTTGAGGTGAACAGCGTCGTCGGCAGCGGCGCGAACAAGGGGGAGCGTGGCGTCGGCGGCCGCGTCACCGGCACCGCCCTGCCAGCCGGACATGGTCTTGGCGCGGAGGGCACTGATCCGCTGAGTCCGCTCGACCATCCGATTGGCCAGCTGATCGGCACTGTCATGGGCGTCGCCCAGCGAGTCGATGCCTTTGCCACCCGTGATCTGCTCATAGATCTGCGCCGCAGTGAGCGGCCCTTCGGCGACCATTATTTCACCCCGCGAAGGTTGCCAAGTACCTGAGTGGCGATGTCGTGAGCGGCCACACAAGGATCTTTTTTGCCGATATTGCTTTCGGATTGCGCGACGTGGATGTCAACAGCCTGGATGTCGCTCACCCCGACCGCGACGGCACATCGGCCACGAGACGTCCGCTCGTCGTTGACACCGTAGGCGACGAGGGGAAATCCATTGATCGCTTCCAAAGGTTGGAAGAACTGATACTGCTTGTCCTTAGCCTCGTAGACGCTCGTCAGCCCCAGTTGGTCTGCGCTCATGAAGATGACTCCGACGCCGGCTTGGGAAACGTCCGCCGAATCCCACGAGCAAGTTGGTCCGGCGGGAGCCTGTAAGTCAGGCTTCCCTGACACATTGGAACCCAGGAGCTCGGCTATTTGAGAGTCAGTCAATGCGTCGCACGGAGCCTGTTTGAACCGGGTCACGTCGATCGGATGCTCCACCTTGGGAACCCCCGGGCCCGGTACTGCGCTGCTGCTCCCGGATGAGTGGCTCGCGCTGGGCGTAGGGCTGGAAGCCGACGGCGTTCCTGGGTTTGTTGTCGAGCACGCGGCCGCCGCGAACAACAATGCGCTGAGCATCGGGACGGTGCGGCGCATCAGAGGCTGCCTCCGGTCTGCGTGATCTCTGTGGAGTGGTCATCTTCGGCCCGTGCGTATTTGCCCAACGCGGCCTTGAGCTTGGCGGCCATGCTGCGGCAGTACTCTTCCCGGTCGGCGAGGGTCGACAGCAGTGCGTTTCCGGACTGCTGGATCTTCTCCGCGTTGCCGCCACTCGCGTACTCGAGGCCAGGGCCCTCGACGCGCGTGAGTGTGACGGCTTGCTCCTGGTCATGCTTGAACTCGTTCGCCAGCTCGTTCCACTCACGCACCAGCTCATGCAGCGTGGCCTCGTCATACCGAAACCCCGCCCCACCAGAACCATCCCCACCCGCCGGCCCATAGGACCCGGCCCGCCGTACCCCGTTCGGGCCCGGCAACTCCCAATCCTCACCCGGTGCGTAAACCGGCGGCTCAGACACACCCCACCACCGAAAACGTCGTCATCAGCTCTCCCCTAGCCAACAGCGTGCTCCACCCCGAGCACCCTGCGTATCCGACGCACCGCACCTTACCAGGGTTCCCAAACCCCGAACCCGGGCGCGAAACGGGGGCCGCGAAACCGTCGCGGCCCCCGGAAACGTCACGGTGTGGGAGAACAGGAAGTGTGTCCCAGCACCACCTGGCCGCTGATCCCCGAAGCCGGGAGGAAATCGATCCGCAGCATCGTCAACCC is a window from the Amycolatopsis sp. cg9 genome containing:
- a CDS encoding DUF3558 domain-containing protein gives rise to the protein MRRTVPMLSALLFAAAACSTTNPGTPSASSPTPSASHSSGSSSAVPGPGVPKVEHPIDVTRFKQAPCDALTDSQIAELLGSNVSGKPDLQAPAGPTCSWDSADVSQAGVGVIFMSADQLGLTSVYEAKDKQYQFFQPLEAINGFPLVAYGVNDERTSRGRCAVAVGVSDIQAVDIHVAQSESNIGKKDPCVAAHDIATQVLGNLRGVK